A genomic region of Lujinxingia sediminis contains the following coding sequences:
- a CDS encoding CHAP domain-containing protein, whose product MPLIPTEGAQLRRALLAAALEEWRGGIECRRDADRISRYFSACGWQWHLDQHSGGVFDEDIRRATPHLEYCGLFVGWCGLQVGNYLHAIRCVPVRLKPAIAEFVLPSTYRAQSAAHWARAGLAMPTPVGAGDLQPGDIITLRTRAEGAKAYGDHVAIVEYGAGSLVHTVEANASGMLGPDKRPGRGVVRRRRLRSDVRGGLRLSSEHFEHVEDFERMEEVS is encoded by the coding sequence ATGCCCCTCATCCCCACCGAAGGCGCACAGCTCCGCCGTGCGCTCCTCGCCGCCGCGCTCGAAGAATGGCGAGGGGGCATCGAGTGCCGGCGCGACGCCGATCGCATCAGCCGCTACTTCAGCGCGTGCGGCTGGCAGTGGCATCTCGACCAGCACTCGGGCGGTGTTTTCGATGAGGACATCCGCCGCGCCACCCCACACCTCGAGTACTGTGGGCTTTTTGTGGGGTGGTGCGGGCTGCAGGTGGGCAATTACCTGCACGCCATCCGCTGTGTGCCGGTGCGGCTCAAGCCGGCCATCGCAGAGTTCGTGCTGCCCTCGACCTACCGGGCTCAGAGCGCAGCCCACTGGGCGCGGGCAGGCCTGGCGATGCCCACTCCGGTAGGCGCCGGCGATCTGCAGCCGGGTGACATCATCACCCTGCGCACACGCGCTGAAGGGGCGAAGGCCTACGGGGACCACGTTGCCATCGTGGAGTACGGCGCAGGGAGCCTGGTGCACACCGTCGAGGCCAACGCCAGCGGCATGCTGGGGCCCGATAAAAGGCCGGGGCGAGGGGTGGTGCGCAGGCGGCGTCTGCGGAGCGATGTGCGAGGGGGGCTGCGGTTGAGCTCGGAGCACTTCGAGCATGTTGAAGACTTTGAACGGATGGAGGAGGTGAGCTGA
- a CDS encoding metallophosphoesterase family protein, with product MLPLTGVPDLIHLSDLHLRDDESLRRLRRLVQAIATRHGAAQKTVVVLTGDIVDTPDRALWREAETLVALLQDAGVAVVGCPGNHDVGWMGLGANAGDRAMAQRWFTTTWGAPESAKAWPREYGAPGLTLLLCDTTVGENTLATGQLGYTQRMALAAAAQRAKARGDQVVVAMHHHPVNDDASLKLHDAEALLHLLASRCDVLLCGHLHQASAWSGVWGIGRIYAADAAVEAQRYRHLSFQHGRWLASWVRP from the coding sequence ATGCTGCCCTTAACGGGCGTGCCCGATCTGATTCACCTGAGTGATCTGCATCTTCGCGATGACGAGAGCCTGCGCCGCCTTCGGCGGCTTGTTCAGGCGATCGCGACGCGTCACGGTGCAGCTCAAAAGACGGTGGTGGTGCTGACGGGCGATATTGTCGACACCCCCGATCGCGCGCTCTGGAGGGAGGCCGAAACACTCGTTGCGCTTCTCCAGGATGCGGGCGTGGCCGTGGTGGGGTGTCCGGGGAACCACGACGTGGGCTGGATGGGGCTGGGGGCCAACGCAGGCGACCGTGCCATGGCGCAGCGCTGGTTTACGACGACCTGGGGCGCCCCGGAGAGCGCAAAAGCGTGGCCTCGGGAGTATGGGGCGCCGGGGCTGACGCTGCTGCTCTGCGATACGACGGTGGGAGAAAACACCCTGGCGACGGGGCAGCTTGGCTACACCCAGCGCATGGCGTTGGCGGCGGCTGCGCAGCGGGCAAAAGCGCGGGGGGATCAGGTGGTGGTGGCAATGCATCATCATCCGGTGAACGACGATGCGTCGTTGAAGTTGCACGACGCCGAGGCCTTGCTGCACCTGCTGGCGAGCCGCTGCGACGTGCTCTTATGCGGGCATCTGCATCAGGCCAGCGCCTGGTCGGGGGTCTGGGGAATCGGGCGCATCTATGCGGCGGACGCGGCGGTGGAGGCGCAGCGCTACCGGCATCTGAGTTTTCAGCACGGGAGGTGGCTGGCGTCGTGGGTGCGCCCCTGA
- the hflX gene encoding GTPase HflX: protein MRHHDDTTPDADERREPFSTHDITPTPERALILSVQLSHTDDEELYSSARELERLANTLGIEVLGFHSQRRSSSKSAKLLGTGKLEEIVHAIEELGITRVLFDGELTPRQHDNLEEALGLKVTDRSGVVLRIFEERAQTRQAQLEVDIARIAYELPRVRRGHVADDRRGGGGRGEKGHTNVELARQRLRDRLVTLRRELTDLQQHAATQRARRSSAFQVALVGYTNAGKSSLMRALTSSEVLVEDKLFATLGTTVRKLDPPLQPEVVVSDTVGFIKRLPHELVASFKSTLDEAHDADLLLYVLDASDPEWPEHLNVTRETIQDIGANPHSRVVFNKVDRLDDAERASLRMRMPDALQVSAMRPELVKLLHAEIARIQETSFVEESLLIPFELGHVLGAVHEGARVVEQHHGPRGTALKVRAPAHAIPLWRAELPDPPLFDDVDSLLERAADYGLELMVDDAHDPSAGVFDESGADYRVLHAIDQEGDPWIVRTPRRLSLYEAARQEARALRALSDELPVELPRWELHTPEIIAYRRLQGSPGWHISSTGEFSWHPSNPQNPSEAFLRSVARTIAAMHRLPASRLEAAGIPQRSPHQERDHLRGMLPRVLSVLKPSSEVRERWERWLDADHLWAWEPRLVHGDLHPGHLLLDERGQVIGIIDWSEVHRGDPAIDLSFFIGAFPPGTLERLRDLLDEEGAEPGFALVERCRERWAYYAVIAADWALDNDHDQALAHARNLVKALESQA, encoded by the coding sequence ATGCGCCATCACGACGACACCACTCCCGACGCCGACGAGCGTCGCGAACCATTCTCGACCCACGACATCACCCCGACGCCTGAGCGGGCGCTGATCCTCTCGGTGCAGCTCTCACACACCGATGATGAGGAGCTGTACAGCTCGGCCCGGGAGCTCGAACGCCTGGCCAACACCCTGGGCATTGAGGTGCTGGGCTTTCACTCCCAGCGCCGTAGTAGCTCCAAATCCGCAAAACTCCTGGGCACCGGAAAGCTCGAAGAGATCGTGCACGCCATCGAAGAGCTCGGCATCACCCGCGTGCTCTTCGACGGGGAGCTCACCCCCCGCCAGCATGACAACCTCGAAGAGGCCCTCGGCCTGAAGGTCACCGACCGCTCCGGCGTGGTGCTGCGCATCTTCGAAGAACGCGCCCAGACCCGTCAGGCCCAGCTTGAGGTCGACATCGCCCGCATCGCATACGAACTCCCCCGGGTGCGCCGTGGCCACGTCGCCGATGACCGCCGCGGTGGCGGTGGTCGCGGGGAGAAGGGGCACACCAACGTCGAGCTCGCCAGGCAACGCCTGCGCGACCGCCTGGTCACCCTGCGCCGCGAGCTCACCGACCTGCAGCAGCACGCCGCCACCCAGCGCGCGCGTCGCTCCAGCGCCTTCCAGGTGGCCCTGGTGGGCTATACCAATGCCGGCAAATCCTCCCTGATGCGCGCGCTCACCTCCAGCGAGGTGCTCGTCGAAGACAAACTCTTCGCCACCCTCGGCACCACCGTCCGCAAGCTCGACCCCCCGCTTCAGCCCGAGGTCGTGGTCAGTGATACCGTCGGCTTCATCAAGCGCCTGCCCCACGAGCTCGTGGCGTCGTTTAAGTCCACCCTGGATGAGGCTCACGACGCCGATCTTCTGCTCTACGTCCTCGACGCCTCCGACCCGGAGTGGCCCGAGCATCTCAACGTCACCCGCGAGACGATTCAGGACATCGGCGCCAACCCCCACTCCCGCGTTGTCTTCAACAAGGTTGACCGCCTCGACGACGCCGAGCGCGCCAGCCTGCGCATGCGCATGCCCGACGCCTTGCAGGTCAGCGCGATGCGCCCCGAGCTCGTCAAACTCCTGCACGCGGAGATCGCCCGCATTCAGGAGACCTCCTTCGTCGAAGAATCCCTGCTCATTCCCTTTGAGCTCGGTCATGTTTTGGGCGCCGTGCATGAGGGGGCCCGCGTCGTCGAGCAGCACCACGGCCCCCGGGGCACGGCCCTCAAAGTCCGCGCTCCGGCCCACGCCATCCCGCTCTGGCGCGCCGAGCTCCCCGACCCGCCCCTCTTCGATGACGTCGACAGCCTGCTTGAGCGCGCCGCCGACTACGGTCTGGAGCTGATGGTGGACGACGCCCACGACCCCTCGGCCGGCGTCTTCGATGAGAGCGGCGCTGATTATCGCGTGCTGCATGCCATCGACCAGGAGGGCGACCCCTGGATTGTGCGCACCCCCCGACGCTTAAGCCTCTACGAGGCCGCGCGCCAGGAGGCCCGCGCGCTTCGCGCGCTCAGCGATGAGCTCCCCGTTGAGCTCCCACGCTGGGAGCTCCACACCCCCGAGATCATCGCCTACCGCCGCCTTCAGGGCAGCCCCGGCTGGCATATCTCATCCACCGGAGAGTTCTCCTGGCACCCGAGCAACCCGCAGAACCCCTCCGAGGCTTTTTTGCGCTCGGTGGCTCGCACCATCGCCGCCATGCATCGCTTACCGGCCTCCCGGCTTGAGGCGGCAGGCATCCCTCAACGCTCTCCGCATCAGGAGCGCGATCACCTGAGAGGTATGCTTCCCCGCGTCCTCTCGGTGCTCAAACCCTCCTCCGAGGTCCGCGAGCGCTGGGAGCGCTGGCTGGACGCCGACCATCTCTGGGCCTGGGAGCCGAGGCTTGTCCACGGCGACCTTCACCCGGGCCACCTCCTGCTCGATGAGCGTGGTCAGGTCATTGGCATCATCGACTGGTCGGAGGTCCACCGGGGCGACCCGGCTATCGACCTGAGCTTCTTTATCGGCGCCTTTCCCCCCGGCACGCTCGAGCGCCTGCGCGATCTTCTTGATGAAGAGGGCGCAGAGCCGGGCTTCGCCCTTGTGGAGCGCTGCCGGGAACGCTGGGCCTATTACGCAGTTATCGCCGCCGACTGGGCCCTCGACAACGACCACGACCAGGCGCTGGCCCATGCCCGCAATCTTGTAAAAGCGCTGGAATCTCAAGCCTGA
- a CDS encoding ATP-binding protein yields MRMKERDIEVLRTYLGERSTVEHLCAHKHAVVLVQDVYGTIRDCMGDTERLFGMSAEALMDVEPQSYAWRLLDEKGHPFAPEQLPGRRAVSTGRAHEGLAGVALAEGEPVWVSLSCHPLYEGNEVIGLLTTLIDVSALQLTRQALAEVEARLREQHKMQAVERMAAAIAHDFNNLLSVVLSQTDCVLADYGEQPGLRADLLEIREATERAVELTQNLLAVGKVQHQAPVSLSLNAMLEEFGELFRALMPEVTLDWQPGKLRYGVRADRSQLEQIALNLMVNASEAMEGKGRVVVRTEEVVREGEVVILLSIRDEGRGMVPEVAQRAFEPFYTTKTPGQGAGMGLATVYGVVSQSGGRVELETSPAEGTEVRVWLRAGELLEGEPEEVDTTTTDLGGAREIADEQAPSTEKRRPSGSLSPLRPHQPTALVVLEREKDRRLARKVLERRGFRVIDCALADEARCLVHIDAPLGVLICSRHLPEASGVELASELMKLRPGLGLVLVGESTDDEELARTFTETPQVIAARFDAEAVQNAVERVLRSNEVRRRMPPGGGVPG; encoded by the coding sequence ATGCGTATGAAGGAGCGAGATATCGAAGTGTTGCGCACGTATCTGGGTGAGCGCTCCACGGTGGAGCATCTCTGCGCGCATAAGCATGCGGTGGTGCTTGTACAGGATGTGTACGGCACGATTCGCGACTGCATGGGCGACACGGAGCGACTCTTCGGCATGTCGGCCGAGGCGCTCATGGACGTGGAGCCGCAGAGCTACGCCTGGCGCCTGCTCGATGAGAAGGGACATCCTTTTGCACCGGAGCAGCTCCCGGGGCGGCGCGCGGTGAGCACGGGGCGAGCCCATGAGGGACTTGCGGGGGTGGCACTGGCCGAGGGGGAGCCGGTGTGGGTGAGTCTGAGCTGCCATCCGCTCTACGAGGGGAATGAGGTCATCGGGCTTCTCACAACGCTCATCGATGTCTCGGCGTTGCAACTCACCCGCCAGGCGCTGGCCGAGGTGGAGGCCCGGTTGCGGGAGCAGCATAAGATGCAGGCCGTCGAGCGCATGGCCGCGGCGATCGCGCATGACTTCAACAACCTGCTCAGCGTGGTGTTGAGTCAGACCGACTGTGTGCTGGCCGACTACGGGGAGCAGCCGGGGCTGCGCGCCGACCTGCTGGAGATTCGGGAGGCGACGGAGCGGGCCGTGGAACTGACACAGAACCTGCTCGCGGTAGGAAAGGTGCAGCATCAGGCACCGGTCTCACTCTCCCTCAACGCGATGCTCGAAGAGTTCGGAGAACTCTTCCGAGCGCTGATGCCGGAGGTAACCCTCGACTGGCAGCCGGGGAAGCTGCGCTACGGGGTGCGTGCGGATCGCAGCCAGCTGGAGCAGATCGCGCTCAACCTGATGGTCAACGCCAGCGAGGCGATGGAGGGCAAGGGCCGGGTGGTCGTGCGCACCGAGGAGGTGGTGCGCGAGGGGGAGGTGGTGATTCTGCTGAGCATTCGCGATGAGGGCCGGGGGATGGTCCCGGAGGTGGCGCAGCGGGCGTTTGAGCCTTTTTATACCACCAAAACCCCCGGGCAGGGGGCGGGGATGGGGCTGGCAACGGTCTACGGTGTGGTCTCGCAGTCGGGAGGACGCGTGGAGCTGGAGACGTCCCCCGCGGAGGGCACGGAGGTGCGGGTATGGTTGAGAGCTGGAGAGCTTCTCGAGGGTGAGCCGGAGGAGGTGGACACCACGACCACCGACCTCGGCGGAGCCAGGGAGATAGCAGACGAGCAGGCGCCCTCCACCGAGAAGAGGCGACCTTCGGGGAGCCTCTCACCGCTGCGCCCTCATCAGCCCACGGCGCTCGTGGTTCTGGAGCGCGAGAAGGACCGACGTCTGGCTCGCAAGGTGCTGGAGCGGCGAGGATTCCGAGTGATCGACTGCGCGCTGGCTGATGAGGCGCGCTGTCTGGTGCATATCGATGCGCCGCTGGGCGTGTTGATATGCTCCCGACACCTCCCGGAGGCCTCGGGGGTGGAGTTGGCCTCGGAGTTGATGAAGCTGCGACCCGGGCTGGGGCTGGTGTTGGTTGGCGAGTCTACGGACGATGAGGAGCTCGCAAGGACCTTTACCGAGACGCCGCAGGTGATCGCAGCGCGTTTTGATGCGGAGGCGGTGCAGAACGCGGTCGAGAGGGTGTTGCGCTCGAACGAAGTACGAAGACGGATGCCCCCGGGGGGAGGTGTGCCCGGGTGA
- a CDS encoding Gfo/Idh/MocA family protein — protein sequence MRTTSTPIRYGVIGLGHIAQVAVLPGFGNAKNASLNALISGDAEKLRVLGERYDVPHCIDYESFDDFINAGHIDALYIALPNHLHCDYALRAARAGVHVLCEKPLAVTEEECRTMIAACEEAGVHLMTAYRLHFDPAHLHAVDIAQRGDLGELRYIRAAFGQNVVEGDIRLSPLDTGGGSVYDMGIYCINAARYLFGAEPIEVIATSQRRPGDPRFDYCDESTSVTLRFEGERLATFISSLGSASISQLELLGEDGLLRLSPAFSYAHPITMHVNTPEHFERTFPKHDQFGAQLSYFADCIAGGHPPEPDGYEGLADVRIIEAIYLAAELGEAVTLAPVEQRERPDVSQIIVRPAVEKPEEVHSSGPSAG from the coding sequence ATGCGCACCACCAGCACACCGATTCGTTACGGGGTGATCGGGCTCGGGCATATCGCCCAGGTCGCGGTCTTGCCCGGGTTTGGTAACGCCAAAAACGCCAGCCTCAACGCCCTGATCTCCGGCGATGCCGAGAAGCTCCGGGTATTGGGGGAGCGTTACGACGTGCCCCACTGCATCGACTACGAGAGCTTCGACGACTTTATTAACGCGGGGCATATCGACGCCCTCTACATCGCGCTCCCCAACCACCTGCATTGCGACTACGCCCTACGTGCGGCCCGCGCCGGGGTGCACGTGCTCTGCGAGAAACCTCTGGCGGTGACCGAGGAGGAGTGCCGCACCATGATCGCCGCCTGTGAGGAGGCCGGGGTGCACCTGATGACGGCCTACCGCCTGCACTTTGATCCGGCGCACCTGCATGCGGTCGACATCGCGCAGCGCGGGGATCTGGGAGAACTTCGCTACATCCGCGCGGCCTTCGGACAGAACGTGGTCGAGGGGGACATTCGCCTCTCCCCGCTCGATACAGGGGGAGGCAGCGTGTACGACATGGGGATCTACTGCATCAACGCCGCGCGCTACCTCTTTGGGGCGGAGCCGATTGAGGTGATCGCGACAAGCCAGCGGCGCCCGGGTGACCCGCGTTTTGATTATTGCGATGAGTCTACCAGCGTCACCCTGCGTTTTGAGGGAGAACGTCTGGCGACGTTTATCTCCAGCCTGGGGAGCGCGTCGATAAGTCAGCTGGAGCTTCTGGGGGAAGATGGGCTCTTACGTTTAAGCCCGGCCTTTAGTTACGCTCACCCCATCACGATGCATGTGAACACCCCGGAGCACTTTGAACGCACCTTTCCCAAACACGACCAGTTCGGGGCACAGTTGAGCTACTTTGCCGATTGCATCGCCGGGGGCCATCCCCCGGAGCCCGACGGCTATGAAGGGCTTGCCGATGTGCGCATCATCGAAGCGATCTACCTTGCCGCGGAGCTCGGGGAGGCGGTGACGCTTGCGCCGGTGGAGCAGCGGGAGCGACCGGACGTCTCCCAGATCATT